The Actinomycetota bacterium genome includes a region encoding these proteins:
- a CDS encoding acyl-CoA dehydrogenase family protein, which translates to MRPHGSASEQGFRAEVRAWLRDNIPPGLRGSGEDVDLEAAKAWHRRIYEAGYMGLGWPQEYGGRGLGPAHQFIWQEEYAAAHGPPMVNAIGLGWAGPAILLHGTEEQKVRYLPRILDGSEIWCQLFSEPGAGSDLAGLHTRAVPTGDGFVLNGQKVWTSYARQADRGICVARTDPAAPPHRGLSFLLVDMHDPGVEVRPIRQIDDRSIFNEVFLSDVRVASSDLVGGLNDGWRVTISTLLFERVGLSAGRGALWGSGPDAVSLVAYLRELGVVRDPVVRDKLSRVLVDAHAHRSLKLRMVTQAVRGAIPGAEASVQKLFGDEWGQRLCELAFDAGGPSSHLSRHDPRARAGGGWQDALLYSRALTIGGGTTEVQKNIIGERILGLPKEGARSR; encoded by the coding sequence ATGCGGCCTCACGGCAGCGCGTCCGAGCAGGGGTTCCGGGCCGAGGTCCGGGCGTGGCTGAGGGACAACATCCCCCCCGGTCTGCGCGGGAGCGGGGAGGACGTCGACCTCGAAGCCGCGAAGGCGTGGCACCGACGCATCTACGAGGCGGGCTACATGGGGCTCGGCTGGCCGCAGGAGTACGGCGGCCGGGGGCTCGGGCCGGCCCACCAGTTCATCTGGCAGGAGGAGTACGCGGCGGCCCATGGTCCGCCGATGGTGAACGCGATCGGGCTCGGATGGGCCGGGCCGGCCATCCTCCTGCACGGGACCGAGGAGCAGAAGGTGCGGTACCTGCCGCGCATCCTCGACGGGTCCGAGATCTGGTGCCAGCTGTTCAGCGAGCCGGGGGCCGGGTCGGACCTGGCCGGGCTGCACACGCGAGCCGTCCCGACCGGCGACGGGTTCGTCCTCAACGGGCAGAAGGTCTGGACCTCCTACGCGCGTCAGGCCGACCGGGGTATCTGCGTGGCCCGGACCGACCCCGCCGCGCCCCCGCACCGCGGCCTGTCCTTCCTGCTGGTGGATATGCACGACCCGGGGGTGGAGGTCCGGCCGATCCGTCAGATCGACGACCGGTCCATCTTCAACGAGGTCTTCCTGAGCGACGTCCGGGTGGCATCCTCCGACCTCGTCGGCGGTCTCAACGACGGATGGCGCGTGACCATCTCGACGCTGCTGTTCGAGAGGGTCGGCCTATCGGCCGGCCGCGGTGCGCTGTGGGGCTCAGGCCCTGACGCCGTCTCGCTCGTCGCCTACCTCCGCGAGCTCGGGGTGGTGCGCGACCCCGTCGTCCGCGACAAGTTGTCCCGGGTGCTCGTAGACGCCCACGCGCACCGTTCGCTGAAGCTGCGCATGGTCACCCAGGCCGTCCGGGGCGCTATCCCGGGCGCGGAGGCGAGCGTGCAGAAGCTGTTCGGCGACGAGTGGGGGCAGAGGCTGTGCGAGCTCGCGTTCGATGCCGGCGGACCGTCGTCCCACCTCTCCCGTCACGATCCCCGCGCCCGCGCGGGCGGCGGATGGCAGGACGCGCTCCTGTACTCGCGGGCGCTCACGATCGGGGGCGGGACGACCGAGGTGCAGAAGAACATCATCGGGGAGCGGATCCTGGGGCTCCCGAAGGAAGGAGCCCGGTCGCGGTGA
- a CDS encoding enoyl-CoA hydratase-related protein: MTEVVRLDVRGRVATVTLNRPDRLNAMTPEVFAALGRAGERIGADREVRAVLIEGEGRAFSSGLDLTSFGSFNGASAPQVAAAVAVAQSGFRVWSRIPQPVVAAVHGYALGAGFQLALAADLVVASTDAVFGMLEINYGLVPDLGGTHRLPARIGPARAKELIWTGRRIDASIAEAWGIVNRLVEPAELAGAARELVADLASRPPVPVAHAKRLVDAAARADVQTAMDGEAAAQVECLMSKDMLEAVGAAFEKRAGEYHGE, translated from the coding sequence GCTCAACGCGATGACCCCCGAGGTGTTCGCCGCCCTCGGCCGGGCCGGGGAGCGCATCGGGGCGGACCGTGAGGTGCGCGCCGTGCTCATCGAGGGCGAGGGCCGGGCCTTCTCCTCCGGGCTCGACCTCACCTCCTTCGGCTCGTTCAACGGCGCCTCCGCGCCGCAGGTGGCGGCCGCGGTGGCGGTCGCCCAGTCCGGGTTCAGGGTCTGGAGCCGCATCCCCCAGCCCGTCGTGGCCGCGGTCCACGGCTACGCGCTGGGAGCCGGGTTCCAGCTCGCGTTGGCCGCCGATCTCGTGGTCGCGTCGACCGACGCCGTCTTCGGGATGCTCGAGATCAATTACGGTCTCGTCCCCGACCTCGGCGGGACGCACCGGCTCCCGGCCCGGATCGGACCCGCGCGCGCGAAGGAGCTGATCTGGACCGGCCGCCGCATCGATGCCTCGATCGCGGAGGCGTGGGGGATCGTGAACAGGCTGGTGGAGCCGGCGGAGCTCGCCGGCGCAGCCCGGGAGCTGGTCGCCGACCTGGCCTCCCGGCCCCCCGTCCCCGTCGCTCACGCGAAGCGGCTCGTGGACGCCGCCGCGCGCGCCGACGTGCAGACGGCGATGGACGGAGAAGCCGCCGCGCAGGTCGAGTGCCTGATGTCGAAGGACATGCTGGAGGCGGTCGGGGCCGCCTTCGAGAAGCGCGCCGGCGAGTACCACGGCGAGTGA